A region of Candidatus Zixiibacteriota bacterium DNA encodes the following proteins:
- a CDS encoding HAMP domain-containing protein has product MSSVFGKRIFRLLLVFALVPSVLLTVTGYYIATETAEMTSAATSDHFLNLVDYFERQTTTLIGTDIDVLIDDSSASTSFVNFVLLTRSGTCIQIAGDSLLAPDVIAQVSEAVNRRPDGFVEVDSLVLQYSSREISDSEVILAGVVYGQEYSAMMDSYRSDRIRQLSRERLFGRYLGFLALLFAGLVLVAAGLAYYLSRRVSESLSRPVAQLALASEAIAGGDFNQKVTTHATGELRTLVESFNHMAAQLETTTAQLAQSERVAAWRHVARRFAHELKNPLQPIMISLYQIEKALSDKSAYDAVKEPLGAVADDIKHLTRLAERFSALAKLPPPKIEETDLVELLRSVTELYREQLTEYDLELELPAPPVHVELDPTYFREALHNLLKNAREATPVGGRIELCLREEDDLVRVVVRDYGCGMTENVKGTARIPYFTTKSTGSGLGLAIVERTVSELSGCLDITSMPEEGTVVTMTIPKTQGGLDV; this is encoded by the coding sequence ATGTCTTCAGTATTTGGAAAAAGAATATTCCGGCTGCTGTTGGTTTTCGCTCTTGTCCCTTCGGTTCTCCTGACCGTAACAGGTTATTACATAGCCACTGAGACGGCTGAGATGACATCGGCGGCGACCAGCGATCATTTCCTGAACTTAGTCGACTACTTTGAGCGCCAGACGACTACTCTCATTGGTACTGATATTGATGTGCTGATTGATGACAGCTCTGCTTCGACTTCATTTGTAAACTTCGTTTTGTTGACAAGATCGGGAACATGTATCCAGATTGCGGGAGATAGCCTGCTTGCACCTGATGTTATCGCCCAGGTATCAGAGGCTGTCAATCGCAGACCTGATGGCTTTGTTGAGGTGGACAGTCTGGTATTACAGTATTCAAGCCGAGAGATTAGTGACTCGGAGGTGATCCTTGCTGGTGTTGTATATGGGCAAGAGTATTCAGCCATGATGGACTCGTATCGTTCTGATCGTATTCGTCAACTATCAAGAGAGCGATTGTTTGGTCGTTATCTTGGGTTCCTGGCGTTGTTGTTTGCTGGCCTGGTACTGGTGGCGGCAGGTTTGGCCTACTATTTGTCACGTCGTGTTTCGGAGAGTCTTTCGCGACCGGTGGCTCAGTTGGCTCTCGCTTCCGAAGCGATTGCTGGTGGAGATTTTAATCAGAAGGTTACCACTCATGCGACAGGTGAGTTAAGGACGTTAGTGGAGAGTTTCAATCACATGGCCGCTCAACTGGAAACGACAACGGCTCAACTGGCCCAGAGCGAGCGCGTGGCCGCGTGGCGCCATGTGGCTCGTCGATTTGCCCATGAGTTGAAAAATCCGTTGCAGCCGATCATGATTTCCCTGTATCAAATTGAGAAGGCGTTGAGTGACAAGTCAGCATATGATGCTGTGAAAGAACCTCTGGGGGCGGTTGCGGACGACATCAAGCATCTGACCCGTCTGGCGGAACGGTTCTCCGCACTTGCCAAACTACCTCCACCGAAAATCGAGGAGACCGACCTGGTAGAGTTGTTGCGATCCGTGACAGAACTGTACCGCGAGCAACTAACGGAGTATGATCTTGAACTCGAATTACCCGCTCCCCCAGTGCACGTAGAGCTTGACCCCACTTACTTTCGGGAAGCTTTGCACAACCTGCTCAAGAATGCGAGGGAGGCTACTCCGGTTGGGGGCAGAATAGAATTGTGCCTTCGTGAGGAGGACGACCTGGTTCGGGTTGTTGTCCGCGATTATGGTTGCGGTATGACAGAGAATGTTAAGGGGACGGCGCGTATCCCATATTTTACTACCAAATCAACCGGTAGCGGTTTGGGGTTGGCTATAGTAGAACGAACCGTAAGTGAATTATCCGGGTGCCTTGATATTACATCAATGCCTGAGGAAGGCACTGTCGTGACGATGACAATTCCGAAGACTCAAGGGGGACTTGATGTCTGA
- a CDS encoding NUDIX hydrolase, which yields MDDQHQAFDADKLLARKNNHCGYAFCPLCSAVLEEKDIDGRMRMACTGPECGFIFYQNPVPAAGAFIVENDQILLVKRAHPPRIGWWCFPAGFMEWGEHPRDTVVREVKEETGLDIDLGPFFEVYCGDDDPRTNAILLLYLADVVGGELQAADDALEVRFFSFDELPDKIAFESHIQALADYNTRFRQQP from the coding sequence ATGGATGACCAGCACCAGGCATTTGATGCAGACAAACTACTTGCCCGAAAGAATAATCACTGTGGTTATGCGTTCTGTCCTTTGTGCTCCGCGGTACTGGAGGAGAAGGACATTGACGGCCGGATGCGGATGGCCTGTACTGGACCCGAATGTGGTTTCATTTTCTATCAGAACCCGGTACCAGCCGCCGGGGCTTTTATTGTTGAAAACGATCAGATTCTACTCGTCAAGCGAGCTCATCCCCCACGGATAGGGTGGTGGTGCTTCCCGGCCGGATTCATGGAATGGGGCGAGCACCCGCGCGATACGGTGGTTCGGGAAGTGAAAGAAGAAACCGGGCTTGATATTGATCTGGGGCCGTTTTTTGAAGTATACTGTGGCGATGACGATCCCCGAACCAATGCTATCCTGTTGCTGTACCTGGCCGATGTGGTCGGGGGCGAACTGCAGGCAGCCGATGATGCTCTTGAAGTACGTTTCTTTAGCTTCGACGAGCTTCCGGACAAAATAGCTTTCGAATCTCACATCCAGGCCCTGGCTGACTATAACACGCGTTTTCGCCAACAGCCATAA
- a CDS encoding PP2C family protein-serine/threonine phosphatase has protein sequence MNADLIRSVSFTLTGGFLVFLALTVVRDNLANRLNRVTGAMLFFAGLGPLSLALGIVVSQSAEASLGFRDSTLFNLQYVWEFFFPFLVLFSMIFPEDRFKDFQRTRLPYLLFMPAVLHLLLMLFYGQLAGLLGSLKIDPDAGGFSRIILVPMQHLFSLILLVISFIRTYHTTIFGWLSVAYVLIAIYCMESGRRLVTNPRLLTQTRIVFRGMWSGLGIFVLSFAGNLILPDLFTEGVTSAMLVFASAIGVGMIVYATVRYQFLDVRLRFRQSFVYTITSALLVGIYIVLVMQSKSLLQPIFGAQTEIVSYALIILILLCFQPINSGMDTFIRSVFMRTRTDHQSAIERFSRQVISLFDPLKLRQIIEETLKTSLLVERVYFVLYDDEIEEYAILRSDDFSRRVAIDRDDLLLRGINMLESPTYLHSLADYMEDSKLAGMLKEHDVRLILPMKDAEHMLGFLALSGKVAGYKYSGDDFNLLGVLSNQMVTALTNARLYVESLERARLQEEVSMARQIQLDLLPSHPPALDTVAISVHSTPSRTVGGDFYDFIPIDDRRLGIVIADASGKGMPAALMIAQIQAIIHSEVNNGSRIATMFGNMNEQLAAATSPEKYVTIFYGELDIVRGELAYCNGGHNYPILARADGQIELLKVGGPLVGALPQMEYTSSSIRMESDDVLFMFTDGLSEAMDEDEQEYGENRIREWVSSRRDDCAQGIMDYILEDVRNFDPIFPPRDDTTVISMKLNNKVRFDG, from the coding sequence ATGAATGCTGATCTGATTAGATCTGTTTCGTTCACGCTGACCGGTGGATTCCTGGTCTTTCTGGCCCTCACCGTGGTGCGTGACAATTTAGCCAACCGGCTCAACCGTGTTACCGGTGCGATGTTGTTTTTCGCCGGACTTGGTCCGTTGTCTCTGGCCCTTGGTATTGTAGTCAGTCAGTCTGCTGAAGCTTCCCTTGGTTTTCGCGATTCCACCCTTTTCAATCTTCAGTATGTTTGGGAGTTTTTCTTCCCGTTCCTCGTGCTGTTTTCGATGATCTTCCCTGAGGATAGATTCAAGGATTTTCAACGTACTCGCCTGCCCTATCTACTCTTTATGCCGGCGGTGTTGCACCTGCTGCTCATGCTTTTCTATGGCCAATTGGCTGGATTACTTGGCTCCTTGAAGATTGACCCCGATGCCGGCGGATTCTCGCGGATTATTTTGGTCCCGATGCAACATCTGTTCTCGTTGATTCTGTTGGTAATCAGTTTTATCAGAACCTACCATACGACTATCTTTGGGTGGCTCAGCGTAGCGTACGTACTGATAGCGATCTACTGTATGGAGTCGGGCCGGCGTCTTGTGACCAACCCACGTTTGCTAACCCAGACTCGTATCGTGTTTCGAGGTATGTGGTCTGGCCTGGGTATATTCGTCCTGTCCTTCGCAGGCAATCTGATACTCCCCGATTTATTCACCGAGGGTGTCACCTCTGCTATGCTGGTGTTTGCTAGCGCAATCGGAGTTGGCATGATTGTCTATGCCACGGTCCGATACCAATTTCTTGATGTTCGCCTGCGTTTTCGACAATCGTTTGTGTATACCATTACGTCCGCCCTGCTGGTCGGGATTTACATTGTTCTGGTGATGCAATCGAAAAGCCTCCTTCAGCCGATTTTCGGAGCTCAGACGGAGATCGTCAGCTATGCTCTCATTATTCTGATTTTACTTTGTTTTCAGCCCATCAACAGCGGGATGGATACCTTTATTCGCTCCGTATTTATGCGGACCCGTACAGATCATCAAAGCGCTATAGAGCGTTTTTCTCGACAGGTGATTTCGCTTTTTGATCCTCTCAAACTACGTCAGATCATCGAAGAAACACTTAAGACATCTCTTCTGGTGGAGAGAGTCTACTTCGTATTGTATGATGACGAGATTGAGGAATACGCCATTCTCCGCAGTGACGACTTCTCCCGGCGTGTGGCGATCGACCGCGATGACCTTCTTCTGCGCGGAATCAATATGCTGGAGTCGCCGACCTATCTACATTCTCTGGCTGATTATATGGAGGATTCCAAGTTAGCGGGGATGCTCAAGGAGCACGATGTTCGACTAATTCTACCAATGAAGGATGCCGAGCACATGCTGGGCTTTCTCGCCCTTAGCGGTAAGGTCGCAGGGTACAAGTACTCGGGGGACGATTTTAACCTGCTTGGAGTATTGTCTAATCAGATGGTGACCGCGCTGACCAACGCGCGGCTTTATGTCGAATCGCTGGAGCGGGCTCGATTGCAGGAAGAAGTCTCCATGGCGCGACAGATTCAACTTGATCTTTTGCCATCCCATCCTCCAGCACTGGACACCGTTGCTATTTCGGTACACTCGACACCCTCACGTACAGTGGGGGGAGATTTCTATGATTTCATTCCCATTGATGATCGCCGTTTGGGTATTGTCATCGCTGATGCTTCGGGCAAGGGTATGCCCGCAGCACTGATGATTGCTCAGATTCAGGCTATCATCCACAGCGAAGTCAACAACGGCAGTCGCATTGCAACTATGTTTGGCAATATGAACGAGCAGCTAGCGGCGGCAACATCGCCCGAAAAATACGTTACCATTTTTTATGGTGAACTGGACATCGTTCGTGGTGAACTGGCTTACTGTAACGGTGGGCACAACTACCCAATATTGGCTCGGGCTGACGGACAGATCGAACTGTTGAAAGTTGGTGGTCCTCTGGTGGGAGCTTTGCCACAGATGGAGTATACATCAAGTTCGATTCGCATGGAGTCTGACGATGTGCTATTCATGTTCACTGATGGTCTATCTGAGGCGATGGATGAAGATGAACAGGAGTACGGGGAAAATCGAATTCGCGAATGGGTATCCTCGCGGCGTGATGATTGCGCTCAGGGTATTATGGATTACATTCTCGAAGATGTGCGAAACTTTGACCCAATATTTCCACCACGCGATGACACCACTGTTATTTCTATGAAACTTAATAACAAGGTTCGTTTCGATGGATGA
- a CDS encoding ATP-binding protein, translating into MDNPVITGNKITIPPNLEYLADVDSFVEGLLRGFEAEESIVADVAISVSELVNNAVIHGQKAAPDEAVVVEVECNNGEVKITVSDCGGGFDPDQLADPLADENLMKEVGRGLFIVKSLMDKVDINVSGNGTTVAITKTIK; encoded by the coding sequence ATGGACAATCCTGTAATTACCGGGAACAAGATCACAATTCCACCCAATCTGGAGTATCTCGCCGACGTTGATTCCTTCGTTGAAGGTCTTCTACGTGGTTTCGAGGCCGAGGAGTCGATCGTTGCCGACGTGGCCATATCGGTCTCGGAACTGGTCAATAACGCCGTGATACACGGGCAGAAGGCAGCACCTGATGAGGCGGTTGTTGTTGAGGTTGAGTGTAATAACGGTGAAGTAAAAATCACGGTATCCGATTGTGGTGGGGGATTCGATCCCGACCAACTAGCTGATCCTCTGGCTGATGAAAACCTCATGAAGGAAGTCGGTCGGGGGCTATTTATCGTGAAGTCATTGATGGACAAAGTGGATATCAATGTATCGGGCAATGGAACTACGGTTGCAATTACAAAGACAATTAAGTGA
- a CDS encoding STAS domain-containing protein → MKLSDREQSGVIVLEPKGKIMGGPDATLLHDKLHEIIEAGKKKVVIDLSRVDWMNSTGLGILISSYTTLRNSEGELKLANVTDKIQSLLVITKLVTVFDAHDSVEDAISSFE, encoded by the coding sequence ATGAAATTGTCCGATCGCGAACAGAGTGGAGTGATCGTTCTGGAACCTAAGGGCAAGATTATGGGCGGTCCGGATGCAACCTTATTGCACGACAAGCTTCATGAGATCATCGAAGCCGGGAAGAAGAAAGTTGTAATCGATTTATCCCGGGTCGATTGGATGAACTCTACCGGTTTGGGTATTCTGATCTCCAGCTATACTACCCTGCGTAACAGTGAGGGAGAACTGAAACTCGCCAATGTTACTGACAAGATTCAGTCGTTGTTGGTTATCACCAAGCTGGTTACGGTTTTCGATGCTCATGATAGTGTAGAGGACGCCATCTCGTCGTTTGAGTAA
- a CDS encoding chloride channel protein has translation MRVPNLDKVLRQLQPSGTTVLIILAVFVGLATAFGAIGFVMLIRYFNDLFFGLTDQILTEGLGEWDIKWWLPLIPMLGGLLVGPIVYKFASEAKGHGVPEVMNAVARMGGIIRPRVAAAKTVASAICIGSGGSAGREGPIVQIGSAIGSTVGQMFRMSGDRVRILVGCGAAAGISSVFNAPIAGVIFSLEIILGDFAISTFSPVILSSVVASVVTRSFMGDHPAFEVPAYSLVSAWEVPLYVVMGLLLGATGMGFTRVLSFFEDVFDRLKMSPMLKPALGGLLLGGIAMFYPQVLADGYETIKLTLHGQIGIGLLVVLIFMKLMATCLTLGSGNSGGIFAPSLFMGAVVGGAFGVLVHSQFPDITASPGAYALVGMAGMVAATTHAPITALLIIFEMTSDYRIILPLMVTVVFSALVARRLYPYSIYTVKLIRRGIDIRGGRDINVLRSHKVIEIMDKSFETISASATLQQIFARVETSGDSYFIVVDRQDLIRGVISFQDLRSLLSQHTLDNLVIANDLVKEDTVVLNHDDDLEKAFDMFGVQDFKMIPVINQKEGCKVIGVLRRDDLIEYYNKMLLETLRR, from the coding sequence ATGCGCGTGCCCAATCTCGACAAAGTGCTCCGTCAACTACAACCGTCCGGTACGACTGTTCTGATCATACTGGCGGTTTTTGTAGGTTTGGCTACAGCTTTTGGAGCGATCGGTTTTGTAATGCTCATCAGGTATTTTAATGATCTATTTTTTGGGCTTACCGATCAGATTCTCACGGAAGGTTTGGGCGAGTGGGACATCAAGTGGTGGTTGCCTTTGATCCCAATGCTGGGCGGATTATTAGTTGGGCCAATTGTCTACAAGTTTGCCAGTGAGGCTAAGGGGCATGGTGTTCCCGAAGTTATGAACGCCGTGGCACGTATGGGCGGTATTATTCGGCCCCGGGTCGCGGCGGCCAAGACGGTAGCCTCAGCGATCTGTATAGGTTCGGGTGGATCGGCGGGTCGTGAGGGACCGATTGTTCAGATTGGTTCTGCGATTGGCTCGACGGTCGGGCAGATGTTTCGGATGTCTGGTGATCGAGTTCGAATTCTCGTCGGTTGTGGTGCGGCGGCTGGAATTTCCTCAGTCTTTAATGCTCCTATCGCTGGAGTCATATTCTCACTTGAGATAATTCTGGGCGACTTCGCGATCAGCACTTTTTCTCCAGTAATTCTCTCATCGGTAGTGGCGTCGGTTGTCACGCGATCATTTATGGGCGATCATCCAGCTTTTGAAGTCCCGGCGTATTCTCTGGTTTCGGCCTGGGAAGTGCCCCTATATGTGGTAATGGGTCTTCTTTTGGGAGCTACCGGTATGGGCTTCACACGGGTTCTTAGTTTCTTCGAAGATGTATTTGACAGACTCAAGATGTCACCGATGCTCAAACCGGCCCTGGGGGGATTGTTGTTGGGCGGGATCGCGATGTTCTACCCGCAGGTTTTGGCGGACGGATATGAGACAATCAAGTTGACCCTGCACGGTCAGATTGGTATCGGGCTGTTGGTAGTGCTCATCTTCATGAAGCTGATGGCGACTTGTTTGACGCTGGGGTCGGGCAACTCAGGGGGGATATTCGCGCCGTCCCTGTTCATGGGAGCTGTAGTCGGGGGAGCGTTTGGTGTGTTGGTTCATTCACAGTTCCCCGACATCACCGCCAGTCCGGGTGCCTATGCTTTGGTTGGCATGGCCGGTATGGTGGCGGCCACAACACATGCGCCTATCACCGCCTTGTTGATTATCTTTGAGATGACATCCGACTATCGAATAATTCTACCGCTGATGGTGACCGTTGTTTTCTCCGCTTTGGTGGCCAGGCGGCTGTATCCGTACTCAATCTACACGGTCAAACTCATTCGTCGCGGTATTGATATTCGAGGAGGTCGTGATATCAATGTTTTGCGATCACACAAGGTGATTGAGATCATGGATAAGTCTTTTGAAACCATCTCAGCCTCGGCTACCCTCCAGCAGATATTCGCTCGCGTTGAGACGAGTGGCGATTCGTATTTCATTGTCGTTGATCGACAGGACCTTATTCGCGGAGTTATCTCATTTCAGGATTTGCGATCACTGTTGAGCCAGCATACGCTCGACAATCTGGTTATTGCCAACGACCTCGTGAAGGAGGATACGGTGGTGTTGAATCATGATGATGACCTGGAGAAAGCCTTTGACATGTTTGGTGTGCAGGATTTCAAGATGATTCCGGTTATTAACCAGAAAGAAGGCTGCAAGGTTATCGGTGTTCTGCGTCGGGACGACCTGATTGAGTACTACAACAAGATGCTCCTCGAAACGTTGCGACGTTAA
- a CDS encoding FAD-binding oxidoreductase, producing the protein MRKKADAVIIGGGIIGLSVAFYLAKAKYGQIVVLEKESFLGSGATSKAAGGIRAQFSTKVNVEMSMLSEKLFCRFKEDTGHDALFDQVGYMFLLEEDDAVSQFTNQYELQKSLGFNVELLKPDDIAARAPHISLEGIQLATFSPDDGLGDPHEFLSGYEHAARDMGVDIELEAEVTAIAIEGGKITGLSTPKGNISTPMIINCAGPQGGLIGDMLGSKVAVQPVKRQIVTTGALDFIKPDFPMVVDVKSGLYCHKESQGMLLGWADSSVQPSFDISIDPDYTDTILEKALDRIPQLETAEVANQWAGLYEITPDHHAIIGYDGGIKGVFHCTGFSGHGFMQAPAAGLVTAEILSGKQPSVDITALAPDRFAVGTLVNETNVI; encoded by the coding sequence ATGCGCAAAAAGGCTGATGCCGTCATTATCGGCGGTGGGATTATTGGTTTGTCGGTGGCGTTCTACCTGGCTAAAGCAAAATATGGTCAGATAGTCGTCCTGGAGAAAGAATCATTCCTTGGATCGGGAGCAACATCAAAAGCTGCCGGAGGGATACGTGCTCAATTCTCGACAAAAGTGAATGTCGAAATGTCCATGCTTTCGGAGAAACTCTTTTGCCGCTTCAAAGAAGACACCGGACATGATGCACTGTTTGACCAGGTGGGCTATATGTTTCTCCTTGAAGAGGACGATGCTGTCAGCCAGTTCACCAATCAATATGAGTTACAGAAGTCGCTCGGATTCAACGTCGAGCTTCTCAAACCGGACGATATTGCTGCCCGCGCACCGCACATCAGTCTCGAAGGCATCCAACTGGCCACTTTCTCCCCCGATGACGGCCTCGGCGATCCTCACGAGTTTCTTTCCGGCTACGAACACGCCGCGCGTGACATGGGCGTTGATATCGAACTTGAAGCTGAAGTTACCGCTATTGCCATCGAAGGCGGCAAAATCACCGGTCTTTCGACCCCAAAGGGCAACATCAGTACGCCAATGATTATCAACTGTGCCGGACCACAAGGGGGATTGATCGGCGACATGTTGGGATCCAAGGTCGCCGTTCAACCTGTCAAAAGACAGATCGTGACCACTGGAGCACTTGATTTTATAAAACCCGATTTCCCAATGGTCGTCGATGTCAAATCGGGTCTTTACTGCCATAAGGAATCACAGGGAATGCTTCTGGGATGGGCCGACTCCTCGGTTCAGCCGTCATTTGATATTTCCATCGACCCCGACTATACCGACACGATCCTTGAAAAGGCTCTGGACAGAATCCCGCAGTTAGAGACAGCTGAAGTTGCCAACCAGTGGGCGGGACTGTACGAAATCACCCCTGACCATCATGCCATCATTGGTTACGACGGGGGAATAAAAGGCGTCTTCCATTGTACTGGTTTCTCCGGTCATGGATTCATGCAAGCCCCCGCAGCAGGATTGGTAACGGCGGAGATTCTTTCGGGTAAGCAACCATCGGTGGACATCACAGCCCTGGCCCCAGACCGTTTCGCGGTTGGCACCCTCGTCAACGAGACAAATGTGATCTAG
- a CDS encoding 16S rRNA (uracil(1498)-N(3))-methyltransferase — MNLIILTEADSRGEFSYHLTDGRAEHIRVILRSQPGDSVEVGLLDGPQGTAIIEKVTDNEVVLRCGQLAQVPDPSPIVDLICALPRPQTLKKVLLTSATMAVRRIHLIRANRVEKSYFHSPLLQPENYTPFLIEGLSQGKHTRLPEVTIHDRFKPFFLDKLPELQREEKNTLCLSDPSAESCFSDVYDRKTTSVGVAIGPEGGWVPFEIDLMKDHGFQPFSLGRWVLRVETAVAGVLSQLEMVRMMG; from the coding sequence ATGAACCTGATTATTCTCACAGAAGCTGACAGCAGGGGAGAGTTTTCCTACCATCTGACCGACGGACGAGCAGAACACATTCGAGTTATCTTACGCAGTCAGCCCGGAGACAGTGTCGAGGTGGGCCTCCTCGACGGCCCGCAAGGGACAGCAATTATCGAAAAGGTCACTGATAATGAAGTGGTGCTGCGGTGTGGACAATTGGCGCAAGTACCTGATCCATCGCCGATAGTTGACCTGATCTGTGCTCTGCCGCGACCGCAGACTCTCAAAAAAGTGCTACTAACTTCGGCGACGATGGCTGTGCGGCGGATACATCTGATTCGGGCCAATAGGGTCGAAAAAAGCTATTTCCATTCCCCTTTGCTTCAGCCGGAAAACTACACGCCGTTTCTTATTGAGGGACTTAGTCAGGGCAAACACACCCGACTGCCGGAGGTTACTATTCATGATCGCTTCAAGCCGTTCTTTCTGGACAAGCTTCCCGAACTTCAGAGAGAAGAGAAGAACACTTTGTGTTTATCCGATCCCTCAGCCGAAAGCTGTTTCTCAGACGTGTACGACAGAAAAACCACCTCGGTGGGCGTGGCGATTGGGCCGGAGGGAGGTTGGGTTCCGTTTGAAATTGACCTGATGAAAGACCATGGCTTTCAGCCCTTCTCGCTTGGCCGCTGGGTACTTCGTGTCGAGACGGCCGTCGCAGGCGTGCTGAGTCAGTTGGAAATGGTGAGGATGATGGGGTAA
- the gcvT gene encoding glycine cleavage system aminomethyltransferase GcvT gives MSEEIVKTAFHDQHIAAGAKMVDFAGYRLPIQYQGITAEHLAVRNNVGLFDLSHMGEFEVSGPRSLDFLQKVTTNDVAVLEVGQIQYNCMTLPSGGIVDDLLIYRLPASYMLVVNGANIEKDFDWLRSNLTADTELIDRSPYTSLLAIQGPKAELVMSLITDHDLANMPYYTWVEAPVAGETMMFSRTGYTGEDGFEIYIAPQYADSVWKAVVEAGSKYDMAHIGLGARDTLRLEMKMALYGNDIDETTTPIEAGLSWIVRLDKDFIGHDVLVRQKEEKPKRRLVCLELEGKAIPRPGYDILDGDEVIGNVTSGTFSPSLQKPIALGYVLRRKAKSGSTVSIAIRNKTAPAVVVKPPFYKNTSHK, from the coding sequence ATGTCGGAAGAAATTGTCAAGACAGCGTTTCACGATCAGCATATCGCCGCGGGCGCGAAGATGGTTGACTTTGCCGGATACCGATTGCCGATTCAGTACCAGGGCATTACGGCCGAGCACCTGGCCGTGCGGAATAACGTCGGCCTGTTTGATCTCTCTCACATGGGTGAATTTGAGGTCTCCGGCCCCCGGTCGCTTGATTTTCTCCAGAAGGTGACGACCAATGATGTGGCTGTCCTTGAGGTAGGTCAGATTCAGTATAACTGTATGACGTTGCCTTCGGGAGGGATCGTCGACGATCTGCTTATCTATCGCCTGCCGGCCAGCTATATGCTCGTAGTGAATGGCGCCAACATCGAGAAAGATTTCGATTGGTTGCGCTCCAACCTGACAGCTGATACCGAGTTGATAGATCGATCGCCTTATACGAGCCTGCTGGCTATCCAGGGTCCGAAAGCAGAACTCGTGATGAGCCTGATCACCGATCATGACCTTGCCAACATGCCTTACTATACCTGGGTCGAGGCACCTGTGGCGGGTGAAACGATGATGTTCTCACGCACCGGCTACACTGGTGAGGATGGCTTTGAAATCTACATCGCCCCCCAATATGCCGATTCCGTCTGGAAGGCTGTTGTAGAGGCCGGTAGTAAATATGACATGGCACACATTGGGCTGGGAGCACGCGACACCCTGCGCCTGGAAATGAAGATGGCACTCTATGGCAACGACATTGATGAGACAACGACACCAATCGAGGCTGGTCTGTCATGGATAGTCAGGCTTGATAAAGACTTCATCGGCCACGATGTTCTGGTCCGTCAGAAAGAAGAAAAGCCGAAACGCCGTCTGGTTTGCCTGGAGCTGGAGGGAAAGGCTATTCCGCGTCCGGGATATGATATTCTTGATGGTGACGAAGTTATCGGCAATGTAACATCAGGGACGTTCTCCCCCAGCCTGCAGAAACCGATTGCTCTAGGGTATGTCCTTCGCCGAAAAGCCAAGTCGGGTTCAACTGTGTCAATTGCGATCCGCAACAAGACCGCCCCTGCGGTTGTCGTAAAACCACCGTTCTACAAGAACACTTCGCACAAGTGA
- a CDS encoding 2-phosphosulfolactate phosphatase, protein MKVDLYLTPFPFEQAAVDNKSVVVIDVLRSSTSTCAALMAGARGVIPTAGPGEAAEMWTRIGADMAVLAGERNNQRIENFQLGNSPSEFTTEAVGGKYVVMTTTNGTAIFGKAQKAALVLCGGIVNVSSVAAHIAHEKRDLLIVCAGNDGGFSIEDTLCAGMLIHILSANHKTKVQLNDAGSLALLLCRTNQSALDKTVSHGEHGRRLTSDGFGKDVAIATATDSMPVLPILVDGRLVAQEIK, encoded by the coding sequence ATGAAAGTAGACCTCTATCTAACCCCGTTCCCGTTTGAACAAGCGGCAGTTGACAACAAAAGCGTGGTTGTAATCGATGTCCTTCGGTCGTCCACTTCTACCTGTGCCGCCCTGATGGCTGGCGCTCGCGGTGTGATCCCCACGGCCGGACCCGGAGAGGCTGCAGAGATGTGGACCAGGATCGGTGCCGACATGGCAGTTCTGGCCGGTGAACGCAACAATCAACGAATTGAGAACTTCCAGCTTGGCAATTCCCCCAGCGAGTTTACGACCGAAGCAGTGGGCGGCAAATATGTCGTCATGACCACTACTAATGGAACCGCGATTTTCGGTAAAGCCCAGAAAGCAGCTTTGGTATTGTGTGGCGGAATCGTCAATGTCTCTTCGGTAGCCGCACATATCGCCCACGAAAAACGCGACCTGTTGATTGTGTGCGCCGGTAACGACGGCGGGTTTTCAATCGAGGACACTCTGTGCGCTGGGATGCTGATCCACATTCTGAGTGCGAACCACAAAACAAAGGTGCAACTAAACGATGCCGGTTCGCTTGCCCTGCTACTATGCCGAACCAACCAGTCAGCCCTGGACAAGACCGTCAGTCATGGTGAACACGGTCGACGTCTGACTTCGGATGGATTCGGAAAAGACGTTGCTATCGCTACCGCGACCGACTCGATGCCGGTCCTGCCCATATTGGTAGATGGCCGACTGGTTGCACAGGAAATCAAATAG